The stretch of DNA TCTTGGAACACAATGGAAGATAAACCGCCGCCAAAATACTCCCCGAACACTTCTGCATAAGGAGCTAATTTTTTGTCGAAACTCTCGTTTTCCAAAGAAAGCATCAAAATTTGTGCTTGCACCATATCGTAATCCACAAACAAAACCTTGTCTTTATCGGTCTTCAATTCTGTAAATTCGGCAGGTTCAGGATAGCCCATCAATTCACCCACCACTTTGTGGTATTGCTGCAAAACTTGTTTTGCCTTATCCATTTTGTTTTGTCCATAATAAAAGACATAGTGCTGATAACCAGTGATTGAATGAATAATATCCACTAATTCCTGTGCCTTTACTGCTTTCAACTCAGACTCCGAAAGAATGTATTTGATTGGAGAATTAGCTCCAAATCGGGCATAATTGTATAGACCAGTCCAGAAAATTTGGTTCTTATTCAATTTATCATCTGCTCTCTGCTTCAAAATACCTGCTACCATATTCTGCAATGCTTCTTCGTCAGGCTTTGCATTTGCCAAAATATGCTCAAACAATTTAACCCCTTCCTCCAACGATTCTTCCAAACCAGACAAGGTAACGTAGGTACGATCGTAAGAAGTATTGACCGCAAAGCTCAAACCGAGTTTGTAAAACTCTTCTTGCAATTGTTCAGCAGTGTATTTATCCGTTCCCAAGTAAGGCAAATATTCCACTGCCATACCGAACTTTTTGTTGTTATAATTCCCCATATCCAGGATATACGAAAGGCTAAAAGTCGGATTCAGTTCATTGTGAATGTAGTAAAACGGAACACCCGCCGCCAATTCAGACTGCTCGATTTCTTTTTGGTAGTCCAAGAAAACAGGCTCTAAACGTCCTGACTCTTTCTTTTCAAATTCTTTGTAGAAATCAGATTGATTTTCACGGTTCAGTTCTACTTGTGTAATCTTAGGCTTCGGTACTTTCGTTCCATCTTCCCCTTTACCGTTTCGTTTATAGACTACTACATAGTTGTTTCCATAATGTTCGTTGGCAAATTTGATAACATCCTCTCGGGTAATATTGCCGATGTCATCCAAAAAATGAACCGACCTTTCCCAAGGTTGGTCTTCAATAAAAGCACTAATCATCGCACTTGTTCGAGGCCAATTGCTCTCCAGTCCCTTCAATTCGTTCAATTTGAAGTCTTTGATTACCGCATCAATCAACCAACTTGGAAACTCTCCTTTCTTGATCAGTTCAATCTGCTCTAAAAGCATGTTTTTCACTTCCTCCAATGACTGTCCTTCACGAGCCTTTCCACGAATTTGGTGAATCGAATAGTCGGTCATAGCATATTGAAATGCACCACCTTCCAGAATCTTTTGTTTTTGAATCAAGTTCAAGTCCATCAAACCCGCTTGCCCATTTTGCAGAATATTGTTCATCAAATTGAGCATCAAAGCATCATAAGAACCCGCACCATCAAAACGATAGGCAATCGCCACCTGTTCTGCTTCACTTCCAAATACTTCTACTTCAATGGGTTCTGTGATTGGTTTTTCTTTTTCAAAAGTCCATTCAGGAACATCTTTTGGTTGCCAATCTCCAAAATATTGGTCAATCAATCGAATCGTTTTGGACATTTCAAAATCCCCAGACATACAAATCGCCACGTTGTTTGGCACATAATAGGTATCAAAAAACTCGTGAATTTTTACCATTGAAGGGTTCTTCAAGTGTTCGCCCAAACCAATCGTAGAAATATTGTAGTGGTGATTCGGAAACAAGTTTTCAAAAATTGCCGAATAAATTTTGCGACCATCATTGTCCTGAGCACGATTGTATTCTTCATAGACTGCCTCTAATTCGGTGTGAAACAAGCGCAATACCAGTTCTTGGAAACGCTCCGATTCTACCATCAGCCATTTCTCCAATTCACTCGAAGGAATGTTGTTGATATATACCGTCTGATCTGTTGAAGTGTAAGCATTTGTATATTTTGCTCCCAAACTCGAAATCATTTTGTCATACTCGTTCGGAACTGCCAGTTTAGAAGCCTCGTAAGAAACTCGGTCAATTTCTTCGTAAATCTCTGTTCGTTTTGCAGGGTCGGTTTCATTGCGGTGTTGTTCGTACAAATCCGAAATTTGTGACAACAGTTTCTTTTCTTCCTCCCAGTTTGAAGTAGCTATTTTGCTCGTCCCCTTAAACACCATGTGTTCAAGATAATGCGCCAAACCCGTAGCATCTCGTGGGTCATTTTTTGAACCCGCACGCACAGGAATAGCCGTTTGGATACGTGGATCTTCTTTATTGACCGATAAGTATGCCTTCATTCCATTTTTGAGGGTATAAATTCGGGTATTCATCGGATCGCCCTCCACATACTCATAGGTATAAGTACCATCCATTGCAGTTTTGGTCAGAGACTTATCTGCCGCATTGGTTGCCATTTCTGCGGTTTCTTTCGCTTTAGCAACAGCTTCTTTATTAGAGGTTTGCATACTTGCTCCACCTCCACAACTGTACAAAACGATGGACAGTAAGAGCGAGTAGAAAACAATCATTTTACACTTCTTCATAAGTGGATAAAATTTTAGTATTAAGATGTTAGATTTATTCCTTTATTACATTGATTGTGTGAGTGAAAGATAGCTCAAAAATACTGTTTTTTGATTGAAATATAATTGTGGTCGACTAATTACCTTTGTTAAATTTTGCTAAATTCAAATATAATGACATTTTGCCGTCTATTCTTAACAAATATAGCTGCAAATGTTTTTGGAGATGTTCACAACTTTTGTGGTTTCCTTCAATGCTTGACCCCACTCAAATTTCAAAAAAAATAGATAAAAAGAAAAAAAATGCGATATTTAGAGTACCAAAACATAAACCACCACATAGAATGAAAAGTACATTTCGCCTCTATTCTTGCTTGTTGACACTGACTCTTATCCTTGTAGTAGGCTGTGGAGAAAACGCTTCTGCTCCTTCCAATACATTGGAGGTTAATGCTGACAATACAACACAAGCAAACCTACGTGAACAACTTGAAGCATATCTGCCATTTGAAGATTCAACCGACTTTGTCAATGCAAAGAGGGGATTTATTGCCACCCGCAAAGACCCCATCATCAAAAACGAAGATGGAAGCATATCGGTACATTTGGCATCATGGGATTTTTTGGACAAACCTGCTCCTGCCACCGCCAATCCAAGTTTGTGGCGACAAGGACAGCTGAACAAAATACATGGTTTGTTTGAAGTGACCAAAGGTATTTACCAAATCCGTGGTTTTGACTTGGCGAATATGACTTTGATTGAGTCCAACAATGGCTGGATCATCATTGACCCGCTCACTTCAAAGACTGCAGCCAAAGCAGGTTTAGAGTTGGCAAACGAACATTTGGGTAAAAAGACTGTGCAAGCGGTCATTTTCACACACAGCCACATTGACCATTTTGGAGGAATTAGAGGAGTCGTCACCGATGAGGATATCAAGGAAGGTAGGGTCGAAATCATTGCGCCCGAAGGTTTTTTTGAACATTCTATTACCGAAAATATCATTGCAGGAAATGCCATGATGCGGCGGGCAACGATTATGTTTGGAAGTTTACTGCCCAGAAATGAAAAAGGTATGATTGGCAATGGATTGGGGCAGATTGTTTCTCGTGGGCAATATGGCATTTTGAAGCCAACGAAAGTAATCAAAGAAACGGGTGAAAAACTAGTAGTAGATGGCATCGAAATCGTTTTTCAGAATACTCCCGAAGCCGAAGCTCCTGCTGAGTTTATGTTTTATTTTCCTCAATTCAAGGCATTTTGCCAAGCAGAAGAAATCAACCACAATTTGCACAATATGTACACCCTCCGGGGTGCAGAAGTGCGGAATGGTTTGAAGTGGTCGAAATACATTGATGAGAGTTTGCAAATGTTTGGTGATGAAGTAGAAGTATCTTTTGGTAGTCATCATTGGCCCACATGGGAAAATGCGGCAATTGTGGATTTTTGGAAAAAACAAAGAGATACTTATAAATACATTCACGACGAAACCTTGTATTTGGCGAACAATGGCTATACAATGGTCGAAATTGCAGAAAAAATACAACTGCCCGACGAGTTGGCGAAGTTTTTTGCCAATAGAGGATATTATGGTACAGTCAGCCACAATTCTAAGGCACAGTACCAATTGTATTTTGGTTGGTTTGACGGCAATCCTGCCAACTTACACGCCCTGCCGCCTGTCGAGGCTTCGGTGAAATATGTGGAATACATGGGCGGAGCGGACAGTATTTTGGCGAAAGCACAGCGGGATTACGACAAAGGGGAATACCGTTGGGTCGGAATGGTGTTGAATCACCTCGTTTTTGCGGAGCCTCAAAACCGTGCAGCAAGAGAATTGCTCGCAAAGGCTTATACACAAATGGGTTATCAGGCGGAATCAGGTCCATGGCGAAATTTTTACCTTACAGGTGCTTCTGAATTGCTCAACGGCATCACCAAAGAGGTGTATGGAAAAGTCGGAGGTGCTTCTGACGATATTTTGACCAATATGCCTCTCGAAACGTTCTACGATTTTTTGGCGGTTCGGATGGATAGAAGCAAGGCGAAAGGCAAAAAATATGTTTTCAATATAGTTTTCCCAGACATCAACCAAACGATTTCTCTTTATCTGGAAAATCAAGTATTGCACAACCGAGTTGGTGTATTGGCAGAGAATCCAAATGCAACCGTCACCATGAACAAAACGACCTTCAATGACATTATTACTCAAAAATCATCGGGAATGAAAAAATACTTGTTGGGAGAAGTTAAAATTGAAGGAAATCGAGACGAATATTCCGATTTTCAATCTATGGTCGAAACGCCGTTTCAATTGATGTTCAACATTGTAGAGCCTTAGTTTTTCCAAATAAAACTCGCTTCAAATACATTAACACACTAAAACAACAACACCCCAAAACACGAAAACAACAAATAAAAATGAAAGTATCCATTATTGCAGCCGAGAGTGAGAACCATGTTATTGGAGTAGATGGCGAACTACCGTGGAAAGTACCGGCAGATATGCGTTATTTTATGAAGAAGACCACAGGTCACCATATTATTATGGGACGCAAAACCTACGAAGAAGGTGGAGTCAACAAACCCCTTCCGAAGCGGGTAAACATCATTGTGACCCGTCAAAAAGACTGGCAAGCAGAGGGTTGCATTATAGTCCACTCCATTGAAGACGCATTGAAGATAGCAGAAGAAGGTGGAGAACAGGAGGCATTTGTTATTGGAGGAGAGCAAATTTACCGTTTGGCTTTAGAGAAAGATTTGGTCGACAAAATTTACCTGACTCAAATTGAAGTTCGCATACCTGATGGTGATGCTTTTTTCCCAACTTTAGATAGAGATGTTTGGGAACGAACTGTTTATGAACGTTACCCATCCGATGAAAAAAATATGTACGCTTATGCGTTTAGAGAGTATCAAAAGAAAGAAGACTTGAAATGATGGTAATAAAATTCACACAATGCCGCTATCTCACAATTCCCCCCTTCAAATCCCCTTCAATGCCAGCTACAATCAAGCGATTGATTTCCTCCGCCCATTCCATATTCATAAAGTGTGTGCCGCCTACAATGGTAACGGGGTTTTGAATAAACTTGTAAGGAAAAATGCGGTCTTTTGTGCCGTGAATGTGAATCAAATCAAGTGGATACGTA from Chitinophagales bacterium encodes:
- a CDS encoding insulinase family protein, translating into MKKCKMIVFYSLLLSIVLYSCGGGASMQTSNKEAVAKAKETAEMATNAADKSLTKTAMDGTYTYEYVEGDPMNTRIYTLKNGMKAYLSVNKEDPRIQTAIPVRAGSKNDPRDATGLAHYLEHMVFKGTSKIATSNWEEEKKLLSQISDLYEQHRNETDPAKRTEIYEEIDRVSYEASKLAVPNEYDKMISSLGAKYTNAYTSTDQTVYINNIPSSELEKWLMVESERFQELVLRLFHTELEAVYEEYNRAQDNDGRKIYSAIFENLFPNHHYNISTIGLGEHLKNPSMVKIHEFFDTYYVPNNVAICMSGDFEMSKTIRLIDQYFGDWQPKDVPEWTFEKEKPITEPIEVEVFGSEAEQVAIAYRFDGAGSYDALMLNLMNNILQNGQAGLMDLNLIQKQKILEGGAFQYAMTDYSIHQIRGKAREGQSLEEVKNMLLEQIELIKKGEFPSWLIDAVIKDFKLNELKGLESNWPRTSAMISAFIEDQPWERSVHFLDDIGNITREDVIKFANEHYGNNYVVVYKRNGKGEDGTKVPKPKITQVELNRENQSDFYKEFEKKESGRLEPVFLDYQKEIEQSELAAGVPFYYIHNELNPTFSLSYILDMGNYNNKKFGMAVEYLPYLGTDKYTAEQLQEEFYKLGLSFAVNTSYDRTYVTLSGLEESLEEGVKLFEHILANAKPDEEALQNMVAGILKQRADDKLNKNQIFWTGLYNYARFGANSPIKYILSESELKAVKAQELVDIIHSITGYQHYVFYYGQNKMDKAKQVLQQYHKVVGELMGYPEPAEFTELKTDKDKVLFVDYDMVQAQILMLSLENESFDKKLAPYAEVFGEYFGGGLSSIVFQEIREARALAYSAWAGYTTPGRLDRGHYVQAFMGVQADKMKDAIGAMRGLLNEMPKSEKQFEAAKTSVLKQLETDRITKTGKFFDYLAAKRLDLDYDIRKDIYTNAQSISLNDMDEFFKGHIANKPFTFIVMGKKDNLDMDYLKSLGEFKEVTLEDIFGY
- a CDS encoding dihydrofolate reductase; this translates as MKVSIIAAESENHVIGVDGELPWKVPADMRYFMKKTTGHHIIMGRKTYEEGGVNKPLPKRVNIIVTRQKDWQAEGCIIVHSIEDALKIAEEGGEQEAFVIGGEQIYRLALEKDLVDKIYLTQIEVRIPDGDAFFPTLDRDVWERTVYERYPSDEKNMYAYAFREYQKKEDLK
- a CDS encoding alkyl sulfatase dimerization domain-containing protein codes for the protein MKSTFRLYSCLLTLTLILVVGCGENASAPSNTLEVNADNTTQANLREQLEAYLPFEDSTDFVNAKRGFIATRKDPIIKNEDGSISVHLASWDFLDKPAPATANPSLWRQGQLNKIHGLFEVTKGIYQIRGFDLANMTLIESNNGWIIIDPLTSKTAAKAGLELANEHLGKKTVQAVIFTHSHIDHFGGIRGVVTDEDIKEGRVEIIAPEGFFEHSITENIIAGNAMMRRATIMFGSLLPRNEKGMIGNGLGQIVSRGQYGILKPTKVIKETGEKLVVDGIEIVFQNTPEAEAPAEFMFYFPQFKAFCQAEEINHNLHNMYTLRGAEVRNGLKWSKYIDESLQMFGDEVEVSFGSHHWPTWENAAIVDFWKKQRDTYKYIHDETLYLANNGYTMVEIAEKIQLPDELAKFFANRGYYGTVSHNSKAQYQLYFGWFDGNPANLHALPPVEASVKYVEYMGGADSILAKAQRDYDKGEYRWVGMVLNHLVFAEPQNRAARELLAKAYTQMGYQAESGPWRNFYLTGASELLNGITKEVYGKVGGASDDILTNMPLETFYDFLAVRMDRSKAKGKKYVFNIVFPDINQTISLYLENQVLHNRVGVLAENPNATVTMNKTTFNDIITQKSSGMKKYLLGEVKIEGNRDEYSDFQSMVETPFQLMFNIVEP